A single genomic interval of Asinibacterium sp. OR53 harbors:
- a CDS encoding Gfo/Idh/MocA family protein, which translates to MGHTNNNLENISVLIIGLGSMGKRRIRNLQHIGVTKITGYDIREDRKNEAVSKYGINILKEFADVNKEDFSHLIVSTPPDEHVFYAMEGVKRGLHVFIEASVLSDGLLELQDLLNEVKIKNQVALVPSCTMRFDPIINKAKQIIDSGKLGRVLLANHHFGQYLPNWHPYERINDFYVSKKETGGAREIVPFDLVYLTWMFGKVKNVKAFLKNTQTLGVEIDDIYSLICETDTGTCLNVVIDVVSKVPYRETKVIFQNGNMEIDFNKGQLSVYSSDSNSWEYFTKARLSKTTSTEEMYVLEITNFIEISFEVVKPTYSIEDDHEVLNILYAAEKSFEERQEIKL; encoded by the coding sequence ATGGGACATACAAATAACAATCTCGAAAATATAAGTGTTTTAATTATTGGACTTGGTTCAATGGGTAAAAGGAGAATTAGGAATTTACAACACATAGGAGTAACGAAAATCACTGGATATGATATAAGAGAGGACAGGAAGAACGAAGCGGTGTCAAAATACGGGATCAACATTTTAAAAGAATTTGCTGATGTTAATAAGGAAGACTTTTCACATCTTATTGTTTCTACTCCACCTGATGAACATGTTTTTTATGCAATGGAAGGAGTGAAAAGAGGACTTCATGTTTTTATTGAGGCAAGTGTTTTAAGCGACGGATTATTAGAGTTACAAGATCTGCTGAATGAAGTAAAAATTAAAAACCAGGTTGCGCTCGTTCCATCATGCACCATGAGATTTGACCCGATAATCAATAAGGCGAAACAAATAATTGATTCCGGTAAGTTAGGGAGAGTTTTATTGGCAAATCATCATTTTGGACAGTATTTGCCTAATTGGCATCCATATGAAAGGATAAACGATTTTTACGTTTCAAAAAAAGAGACAGGAGGAGCAAGAGAAATTGTACCTTTTGATTTAGTGTATTTGACATGGATGTTTGGGAAAGTTAAAAATGTAAAAGCATTTCTGAAAAACACTCAAACCTTAGGTGTTGAAATTGATGATATTTATTCGCTGATTTGCGAAACAGACACTGGAACCTGCTTGAACGTTGTTATTGATGTAGTTTCTAAAGTACCATATAGGGAAACTAAGGTGATTTTTCAAAATGGTAACATGGAGATAGACTTTAATAAAGGCCAACTATCTGTTTATTCTTCTGACTCCAATTCTTGGGAATATTTTACAAAAGCACGATTATCTAAAACAACAAGTACGGAAGAAATGTATGTTTTGGAAATTACAAATTTTATCGAAATAAGCTTTGAAGTCGTTAAGCCTACATACTCGATTGAAGATGATCATGAGGTTCTTAATATTTTGTATGCGGCAGAAAAGAGTTTTGAGGAAAGACAAGAAATAAAATTATGA
- a CDS encoding class I SAM-dependent methyltransferase, giving the protein MTHKNLLACPMCDSKNFEKWCEIDSDGFETVKCNDCSLIFVRNPYDKESLQLFYKNYYSSMHQENQVLNMQREIMYELELTYLSQYKMSGKVLDVGCSGGQFLNHFHARGFECEGVEFGKEAAEEAMKNFKVYIGEFPEITIPHKFDIIVFRGCIEHVDNPRAYLKKAMSLLNEGGIIFISATQNRDSVLCELFKSDWNMHLPKEHLYHFSVKDFVNYFRKFGLKFFAEKNLYLETPYANFESDLNLVLQKLINPATKVKCPPFFDNMMTAVFQF; this is encoded by the coding sequence ATGACACATAAAAATTTGCTTGCATGCCCAATGTGTGATTCAAAAAATTTTGAGAAATGGTGCGAAATTGATTCAGATGGCTTTGAAACTGTTAAATGTAATGATTGCAGTTTGATTTTTGTACGGAACCCTTACGACAAAGAGTCGTTGCAATTATTCTACAAGAACTATTATTCTTCGATGCATCAAGAAAACCAAGTTTTAAACATGCAAAGAGAAATAATGTATGAGCTAGAACTCACTTATCTTTCTCAATATAAAATGTCTGGGAAAGTATTGGATGTAGGATGTAGTGGTGGACAATTTCTAAACCATTTCCATGCTAGAGGATTTGAATGCGAAGGGGTTGAATTCGGAAAAGAGGCTGCTGAAGAAGCAATGAAAAATTTTAAAGTATACATAGGCGAATTCCCGGAAATTACAATTCCCCACAAGTTTGATATAATTGTTTTTAGAGGTTGCATTGAACATGTCGATAATCCGAGAGCCTACCTGAAAAAGGCAATGTCACTTTTGAACGAAGGGGGTATTATTTTTATTAGTGCAACACAAAATAGAGATTCAGTTTTATGTGAGCTATTTAAAAGTGATTGGAATATGCACTTACCTAAAGAACACTTATATCATTTCTCTGTAAAAGATTTTGTTAACTACTTTCGTAAATTTGGATTAAAGTTTTTCGCGGAAAAAAACCTGTACCTCGAAACACCTTATGCAAATTTCGAAAGTGATTTAAATTTAGTATTACAAAAACTGATTAATCCTGCGACTAAGGTGAAATGCCCTCCTTTTTTTGATAATATGATGACGGCAGTATTTCAATTTTAA
- a CDS encoding glutamate-1-semialdehyde 2,1-aminomutase produces MRKYTKGMQISKHFHELVPGGSHTYSKGNDQFPQMSPQIITHADGAYCWDVDGNQYIDWAMGNRVFILGHNNKVVNDAVKKAIDNSTNYTRPGILEYEVAQFAVDFFPVAEMVKFGKNGSDVTTAAVKLSRAYTNRTHVAVCKQHPFFSIHDWFIGSTNMNAGVIESERQYTIGFDYNDIEGVKKMFDQYHNKIACLILEPVKNDHPCNYDKDETCKEQCEKGICAKGKKNFLTELRDICTKNGTILIFDEMISGIRFDIRGAHHLWGVYPDLATYGKCISNGFSFSMLAGKRDILNLGGIMHDRERVFLLSQTHGSETVGLAAALATLKECERVNVNEHIWNLGGQLRKGFEQLIKEEGVGKYIKLIGFDCNPHILCTKENGTYWPELHTSFHEEVIDQGILIPWISITYAHTNLELDITLQALREGLRKIKKSVEMENIEDSFVGEAVKPVFRPFNKCKQGRCGRIYTDVEKLSCCK; encoded by the coding sequence ATGAGAAAATACACAAAAGGGATGCAAATCTCTAAACATTTTCACGAACTGGTTCCAGGAGGAAGCCACACATACTCAAAAGGAAATGACCAGTTTCCTCAAATGTCTCCACAAATTATTACGCATGCTGATGGGGCATATTGCTGGGATGTTGATGGCAATCAATACATAGATTGGGCTATGGGGAATCGAGTCTTTATTTTAGGGCATAATAATAAAGTTGTCAATGATGCTGTAAAAAAAGCAATTGATAATAGTACAAATTATACTCGACCAGGTATATTGGAATATGAAGTGGCGCAGTTTGCGGTTGATTTTTTTCCAGTAGCTGAAATGGTGAAATTTGGAAAAAATGGTTCAGACGTGACCACTGCTGCAGTTAAATTGTCAAGAGCATATACTAATAGAACACATGTTGCTGTTTGCAAGCAACATCCTTTTTTTAGTATTCATGACTGGTTTATTGGATCAACAAATATGAATGCTGGCGTTATAGAATCTGAAAGACAGTATACAATTGGTTTTGATTATAATGATATTGAGGGTGTAAAAAAAATGTTTGATCAATACCACAATAAAATAGCTTGTTTAATTTTAGAACCGGTTAAGAATGATCATCCTTGTAATTACGATAAGGATGAAACCTGTAAAGAACAATGCGAAAAAGGAATTTGTGCAAAAGGAAAGAAGAACTTTCTAACTGAATTGCGAGATATATGTACAAAAAATGGAACTATCCTGATTTTTGATGAAATGATTAGCGGAATCAGATTTGATATTAGAGGTGCTCATCATTTATGGGGAGTTTATCCGGATTTGGCAACTTATGGAAAATGTATAAGCAATGGTTTTTCATTTTCTATGTTAGCTGGCAAAAGAGATATATTAAATTTAGGAGGGATCATGCATGACAGGGAGAGGGTGTTTCTTCTTTCACAAACGCACGGATCCGAAACAGTTGGCTTGGCGGCAGCTTTAGCAACATTGAAAGAATGTGAACGCGTCAATGTAAATGAACATATCTGGAATTTAGGAGGTCAACTACGGAAAGGATTCGAACAATTAATAAAAGAAGAAGGTGTTGGAAAGTATATAAAATTAATTGGCTTTGATTGTAACCCACATATACTTTGCACAAAAGAGAATGGAACTTATTGGCCGGAACTTCATACTTCATTTCATGAAGAAGTAATTGATCAAGGTATTTTAATTCCTTGGATATCCATTACCTATGCTCATACCAACTTAGAATTGGATATTACATTGCAAGCATTGCGAGAAGGATTAAGAAAAATTAAAAAATCGGTTGAAATGGAAAACATAGAAGATTCCTTTGTAGGAGAAGCTGTGAAGCCAGTCTTCCGGCCATTTAACAAATGCAAACAAGGTCGGTGTGGGCGAATTTATACTGATGTCGAAAAACTTTCTTGTTGTAAATAA
- a CDS encoding Gfo/Idh/MocA family oxidoreductase, with the protein MIKLGILGMSEGNGHPYSWSAIFNGYKDQYMKDCPFPAIYNYLKKQHFPDDTINEATVTHIWTADRLLSEHIANASEITHISDKYEDMIGHVDGVLLARDDAENHYEMSKPFIEAGLPIYIDKPIAYDVPTAERILHLKRYDHQIFSCTSLRYAKEFMIDEQISKKVGVIKFIDAEVPKSWNKYAIHVIEPILQIIGFDVDVLKYNVIDTNEGKIVTIVFSKNITCVIKAITESKSPISILLSGNNGFHEMVFENSFEAFKTSLKKFINVIKKAEENIPIKETLKVVDIIQKGNILV; encoded by the coding sequence ATGATTAAGCTAGGTATCTTGGGAATGAGTGAAGGAAATGGGCATCCATATTCATGGTCTGCCATTTTTAATGGATATAAAGATCAATATATGAAAGATTGCCCTTTTCCAGCGATCTATAATTATTTAAAAAAACAGCATTTCCCTGATGATACTATTAATGAAGCTACTGTAACTCATATTTGGACCGCCGATAGATTGCTCTCAGAGCATATTGCAAATGCATCTGAAATTACTCACATTAGTGATAAATATGAGGATATGATTGGTCATGTTGATGGAGTGCTTCTGGCGCGTGATGATGCGGAAAATCATTATGAAATGAGTAAACCTTTCATTGAAGCTGGCCTGCCAATATATATTGATAAGCCAATCGCATATGATGTGCCTACAGCAGAGCGCATTTTGCACTTGAAGCGATATGATCATCAAATTTTTTCCTGTACTTCCTTAAGGTATGCAAAAGAGTTTATGATTGATGAGCAAATATCAAAAAAAGTAGGGGTAATAAAGTTTATTGATGCAGAAGTACCTAAAAGTTGGAATAAATATGCCATTCATGTGATAGAACCTATTTTGCAAATTATTGGATTTGATGTTGATGTACTTAAATACAATGTTATTGACACAAATGAAGGGAAGATTGTAACGATTGTTTTTTCTAAAAATATTACTTGTGTTATCAAAGCAATTACTGAGTCCAAGAGCCCTATCTCTATCTTGTTAAGTGGGAATAATGGTTTCCATGAAATGGTTTTTGAGAATAGTTTTGAAGCATTTAAAACGTCGCTAAAAAAATTTATAAATGTTATAAAAAAAGCCGAAGAAAATATACCGATAAAAGAGACGTTGAAAGTAGTAGATATAATTCAAAAAGGAAATATACTTGTTTAG
- a CDS encoding GNAT family N-acetyltransferase, with protein MNILFVFSNVNDEYQNELNIAYQKLQGKKKNLLHQIFSHELTIEYLKKHHISLVITGNLSEQWIYILRGMRIVSLVFGDAQEYHHKADIVIDFKGTDSVKYFSGHSYSLSNPDFDFEEVSNLVCILKWDSDFFGFPIALIGSRYLTDNIQHHIEYFIKENNIRLLQYLCNCHDDRSVKVAERNNFHFTDIRLTFNISLKEPYQIDDLPYQLGVASPENIEYLKELTNFLYKDSRYFYDGNFELNKINEFYASWIEKAILGTFDDCCFCLYENGLPIGFCTVKYSKAASANIGLFGMDQRYAGKGLGKLLILNVFNELIKKGIKNVNVVTQGRNYVAQRLYQSVGFKTLSTQLWYHKWI; from the coding sequence ATGAATATTCTTTTTGTATTTAGCAATGTAAACGATGAATATCAAAATGAACTTAACATAGCATATCAAAAATTACAAGGGAAAAAGAAAAATTTACTTCATCAAATATTTTCCCATGAATTGACCATTGAGTATTTAAAAAAACATCATATTTCTCTGGTAATAACCGGAAACCTTTCAGAACAATGGATATATATACTGCGAGGGATGAGGATAGTTAGCCTCGTTTTTGGGGATGCTCAAGAATATCATCATAAAGCCGATATTGTAATTGATTTTAAAGGGACAGACTCTGTTAAATATTTTTCTGGACATTCTTATTCCTTATCTAACCCTGATTTTGATTTTGAAGAGGTTTCAAATCTTGTATGTATTCTAAAGTGGGATTCTGATTTTTTTGGCTTTCCAATAGCTTTAATCGGTTCTCGGTATCTTACTGACAATATTCAACATCATATTGAGTATTTCATAAAAGAGAATAATATTAGGTTATTGCAGTACTTATGTAATTGCCATGACGACAGAAGTGTGAAAGTAGCTGAAAGAAACAATTTTCATTTTACTGATATTAGATTGACTTTCAACATAAGTTTGAAAGAACCATATCAAATTGATGATTTACCTTATCAACTAGGCGTCGCCTCTCCAGAGAATATTGAATATTTAAAAGAGTTGACTAATTTTTTGTATAAAGATAGCAGATATTTCTATGATGGAAATTTCGAGCTTAATAAAATAAATGAGTTTTATGCAAGTTGGATAGAGAAAGCAATTTTAGGAACTTTTGATGATTGTTGTTTTTGTTTGTACGAAAACGGCCTTCCTATAGGTTTTTGTACGGTCAAATATTCAAAAGCAGCCTCTGCAAATATTGGCCTTTTTGGAATGGATCAACGATATGCTGGAAAAGGGCTGGGGAAATTATTGATATTAAATGTTTTTAATGAATTGATAAAAAAAGGAATTAAAAACGTTAATGTTGTTACACAAGGTAGGAATTATGTTGCCCAAAGGCTGTATCAAAGTGTAGGTTTTAAAACGCTATCTACACAACTATGGTATCATAAATGGATATAA
- a CDS encoding N-acetylneuraminate synthase family protein, with protein MKTIKDFGINCQNKTFIIAEIGINHNGSLDLAKEMIDSAYKAGVDAVKFQTYITENRVEKSSPIFDILKKCELPFDAFQELKTYSENKGLIFFSTPFDAESVDYLESIGVELYKIASFDVVNNFLLKKIAKTGKPVILSVGMSNIDEIRSALKILNEHTSKVALLHCISAYPTNEKDANLAAIFSLKDHFESCVIGQSDHTNDIKVPLFAVAAGAKILEKHYKITDDMECVDAPVSISENQMHNLVLETRTLEKILGNGIPGLTNAQKGTEQYRRFKS; from the coding sequence ATGAAAACAATTAAAGATTTTGGTATTAACTGTCAAAATAAGACTTTTATAATAGCAGAAATTGGAATTAATCATAACGGTAGTCTTGACTTAGCAAAAGAAATGATTGATTCTGCATATAAGGCGGGAGTTGATGCAGTAAAATTTCAGACCTATATAACTGAAAATAGAGTTGAGAAAAGTTCCCCAATATTCGACATTTTAAAAAAATGTGAACTTCCTTTTGATGCCTTTCAAGAGTTAAAAACATATTCAGAGAACAAGGGCCTTATATTTTTTTCGACCCCATTTGATGCTGAAAGCGTCGATTACTTAGAATCTATCGGTGTTGAATTATATAAAATAGCATCTTTTGATGTTGTGAATAATTTTTTGCTTAAAAAAATAGCGAAAACAGGGAAACCTGTTATTTTATCTGTTGGGATGTCAAACATAGATGAAATCAGAAGTGCATTAAAAATACTTAATGAGCATACAAGCAAAGTTGCATTACTGCATTGTATATCTGCGTATCCAACTAATGAGAAAGATGCCAATTTAGCCGCTATATTTTCTCTGAAAGATCATTTTGAATCTTGCGTGATTGGACAATCTGACCACACTAATGATATTAAAGTGCCTTTATTTGCAGTAGCAGCTGGAGCTAAGATATTGGAAAAGCATTATAAAATAACCGACGATATGGAATGTGTCGATGCACCAGTGTCAATTTCTGAAAATCAAATGCATAACCTCGTTTTGGAAACAAGAACGTTAGAAAAAATTTTAGGGAATGGGATTCCAGGATTAACAAATGCGCAAAAAGGTACAGAACAGTATAGAAGGTTTAAATCATAA
- a CDS encoding SDR family oxidoreductase: MDNYLNKLFNFSGKSVLVTGACGQLGKEICLAFVNVGCMVFGVDVKTTQNNLPTVKYYEADISNQEQVDQIFSDIYEKYGKIDILINNAGVSTFEPFEERTEAKIDWVMNVNLKGTFWCIQSFVNKFDKIFQKAAVIVNIGSFYGVISPDFRIYTDCDRKNSEIYGATKAGVIQMSKYFAVHLADRNIRVNTLSPGGIFNPAAPQGTGFLNNYAFRCPMKRMANVEEMIGGILYLSSDASSYTTGQNLIIDGGMSSW, encoded by the coding sequence ATGGATAACTATTTGAATAAACTTTTTAATTTTTCTGGTAAATCTGTTTTAGTAACAGGAGCTTGCGGGCAACTTGGGAAAGAAATATGTTTAGCTTTTGTCAATGTAGGGTGTATGGTATTTGGAGTAGATGTTAAAACCACTCAAAATAATTTACCCACTGTCAAGTACTATGAAGCAGATATAAGCAACCAGGAACAGGTTGATCAAATATTTTCAGATATTTATGAAAAGTATGGAAAGATTGATATACTTATTAACAACGCTGGAGTAAGCACTTTTGAGCCCTTTGAGGAACGAACAGAGGCAAAAATCGATTGGGTAATGAACGTTAATTTAAAAGGAACCTTTTGGTGTATCCAATCATTCGTAAATAAGTTTGATAAGATTTTTCAAAAGGCGGCTGTAATTGTGAATATTGGGTCTTTTTATGGAGTTATCAGCCCTGATTTTCGAATTTATACTGATTGTGATCGAAAAAACTCCGAAATATATGGAGCTACAAAAGCAGGGGTTATCCAAATGTCAAAATATTTTGCAGTACACTTAGCTGATCGAAATATTCGTGTTAATACGCTTTCTCCTGGAGGGATTTTCAATCCCGCGGCACCTCAGGGAACAGGTTTTTTAAACAATTACGCATTTCGTTGCCCAATGAAACGGATGGCTAATGTTGAAGAGATGATTGGGGGGATTTTATATTTGTCTAGCGATGCATCATCTTATACAACTGGTCAAAATTTAATTATTGACGGCGGAATGAGTTCGTGGTAA
- a CDS encoding DUF692 family multinuclear iron-containing protein: MPSIATPISHLFKNELFASIITENSDFLECRDHSPKTDVTLQALFHCDLQPIHRWTESELEYVGELKKNKPNLKLISFHLASCFHDPIIENGIFVSGSYKYSIDELKENAKTNFQKIREIMGEHVSIAIENNNYYPSIAYDYIAEPYFITSIVKENNINFLFDIAHAHVSAHNMKIPYEKYRDELPLNECIQLHICKWGKNEKMAFDAHNLPDHEEWNETDFLVKKYPRIEFLTIEYYKNTEELVSAISELKKAIL, from the coding sequence ATGCCTAGTATTGCGACTCCAATATCCCATTTATTTAAAAATGAATTATTTGCTTCTATAATAACAGAAAATTCTGATTTTTTAGAATGTAGAGATCATTCCCCAAAAACGGATGTTACGCTACAAGCCTTATTTCATTGTGATTTGCAGCCAATACATCGATGGACAGAAAGTGAGCTAGAATATGTGGGAGAGCTTAAAAAAAACAAGCCAAATCTTAAGCTTATTTCATTTCATCTGGCTTCTTGTTTTCATGATCCTATCATTGAGAACGGAATATTTGTATCAGGAAGTTACAAGTATTCTATCGATGAGCTAAAAGAGAATGCCAAAACAAATTTTCAGAAAATAAGAGAAATAATGGGAGAGCATGTTTCAATAGCTATAGAGAATAATAATTATTACCCCTCTATTGCATATGATTATATTGCTGAGCCATATTTTATTACTTCTATTGTTAAAGAAAATAACATTAATTTTTTATTTGATATTGCTCATGCTCATGTATCTGCGCATAATATGAAAATACCGTATGAGAAATATCGAGATGAATTGCCGCTAAATGAATGCATTCAATTACATATTTGTAAATGGGGGAAAAATGAGAAAATGGCATTTGATGCACATAATTTACCCGATCATGAAGAATGGAATGAAACTGATTTTCTAGTAAAGAAATATCCTCGAATTGAATTCTTAACTATTGAATATTATAAGAATACTGAAGAACTTGTAAGTGCAATTAGTGAGTTAAAAAAAGCAATTTTATAA
- the rffA gene encoding dTDP-4-amino-4,6-dideoxygalactose transaminase produces the protein MEIPFNKPYITGQEIENIARVIELKKLAGDGEYTASVQKYMEDKYGFKKTLLTTSCTDALEMCALLANIDSQSEIIMPSYTFVSTANAFALRGAKIVFADSERITPNIDVNKIEELITEKTRVIVAMHYAGASCDMDKINSLSEKYNLIVIEDAAQAIDSYYKNQPLGTIGALSTFSFHETKNLTSGEGGLLAINRPEYIMRAEIIREKGTNRSQFFRGEIDKYGWVDIGSSFLASELIAAFLMAQLNKKEDIQQKRRSLWNRYYNNLSNLGASNENLLPIIPEYATNNAHMFYLTCEDIEERTKLMKTLSSKGIKSTFHYLSLHKSNYYKDKHDGRELSQADKWADCLVRLPMFTDLTYDEVDYISENILNFYNA, from the coding sequence ATGGAAATCCCTTTTAATAAACCCTATATTACGGGACAGGAAATTGAGAATATCGCAAGAGTAATCGAACTAAAGAAGTTAGCCGGCGATGGCGAATATACTGCAAGTGTCCAAAAATATATGGAGGATAAATACGGATTTAAAAAAACTTTGTTAACTACATCTTGTACAGATGCCCTGGAAATGTGTGCTTTATTAGCGAATATTGATTCTCAATCCGAAATTATTATGCCTTCATACACATTTGTTTCAACAGCAAATGCATTTGCACTTCGGGGGGCAAAAATAGTTTTTGCAGATAGCGAAAGGATAACACCGAATATAGATGTAAATAAAATTGAAGAACTAATTACTGAAAAAACAAGAGTAATTGTGGCAATGCATTATGCAGGAGCGTCGTGCGACATGGATAAAATCAATTCTCTTTCAGAAAAATATAATCTTATCGTTATCGAAGACGCAGCGCAGGCCATAGATTCTTATTACAAGAATCAGCCCCTTGGTACTATAGGAGCCTTGTCCACTTTCTCATTTCATGAAACAAAGAATTTAACCTCAGGAGAAGGGGGATTGCTTGCAATTAATAGACCCGAGTATATAATGAGGGCTGAGATTATACGTGAGAAAGGAACCAACAGATCTCAGTTTTTTAGAGGCGAAATTGATAAATATGGGTGGGTAGATATTGGGTCCTCTTTTCTTGCGTCGGAATTGATTGCGGCATTTCTAATGGCACAGTTAAACAAAAAAGAAGATATTCAACAGAAAAGGCGGTCACTCTGGAATAGATATTATAACAATTTAAGCAACCTCGGGGCAAGCAATGAAAACTTATTACCTATTATTCCTGAGTATGCTACTAATAATGCTCATATGTTTTACTTGACATGTGAAGATATTGAGGAACGAACAAAGTTGATGAAGACTTTATCAAGTAAAGGAATTAAATCTACTTTTCATTATTTGTCATTACATAAATCTAACTATTACAAGGATAAACATGATGGAAGGGAATTATCACAGGCTGACAAATGGGCTGACTGCTTAGTTCGTCTTCCAATGTTTACGGATCTTACTTATGATGAAGTAGATTATATAAGCGAAAATATACTTAATTTCTATAATGCCTAG
- a CDS encoding SDR family oxidoreductase, producing MITDKVKLLITGGAGFIGSNLVEKYINDERIELIRVIDNFSTGYFNNIKSFFSNPKFEFIEGDICNYETCLSITKDIDKVTHQAALGSVPRSIKNPMKTTEVNILGTVNLMHACHINKVDRIILACSSSTYGDSKELPKVESQIGKPLSPYAVTKYVTEVFADTFNRNYGLNYIGLRYFNVFGPRQDPNGAYAAVIPTFCKAFLESKPVVINGDGETTRDFTYVSNVILANDLALFSKNPLAMNQVYNVACGEQISLNQVIKCLKNISKLNVQLTYQAERDGDVRHSKADINKIIELLGYKPETNFYEGLEKVFEWYIKDNTHTQLSK from the coding sequence ATGATAACAGATAAAGTTAAATTATTAATTACCGGCGGGGCTGGATTTATCGGCTCCAATTTAGTTGAAAAATATATAAATGATGAACGAATCGAATTGATTCGAGTGATTGATAATTTTTCAACTGGATACTTTAACAACATAAAGAGTTTTTTTTCAAACCCAAAATTTGAATTTATAGAAGGGGATATTTGTAATTATGAAACGTGTCTTTCTATTACAAAAGATATCGATAAAGTAACACATCAGGCAGCTCTTGGTTCCGTTCCTCGTTCGATAAAAAATCCTATGAAAACGACGGAGGTTAATATTTTAGGAACTGTTAATCTAATGCATGCGTGTCATATAAATAAAGTTGATAGAATTATATTAGCGTGTTCTTCATCTACATATGGAGATAGTAAGGAATTGCCTAAAGTGGAAAGCCAAATAGGAAAGCCATTAAGTCCCTATGCAGTGACTAAATATGTTACTGAAGTTTTTGCCGATACCTTTAATAGAAATTATGGACTCAATTATATAGGACTAAGATACTTCAATGTATTTGGTCCCCGTCAAGACCCCAATGGGGCATATGCAGCTGTTATTCCGACATTTTGTAAGGCATTTCTTGAAAGCAAGCCAGTTGTAATAAATGGTGATGGGGAGACTACTAGAGATTTTACATATGTGAGTAATGTTATACTAGCAAATGACTTGGCACTGTTTTCAAAAAATCCATTAGCAATGAATCAGGTATATAATGTTGCGTGCGGAGAGCAAATTTCTTTAAATCAGGTTATTAAATGTTTAAAAAATATATCAAAACTGAACGTGCAACTGACTTATCAGGCAGAAAGGGATGGAGATGTACGACATTCAAAAGCTGATATTAATAAAATAATCGAATTACTTGGGTATAAACCTGAAACAAATTTTTATGAGGGGCTAGAAAAAGTTTTTGAGTGGTATATAAAGGATAATACTCACACTCAACTATCAAAATAG